In Clostridium sporogenes, one genomic interval encodes:
- a CDS encoding transglycosylase domain-containing protein: protein MGKKKKKRKSSVFKIILNVFLSIFLIAGVAFGGIVIAMIKTAPPLNVQQVLTFDEPSILYDDKGQYMDKVITNEQRIVVDYKNVPQNLKNAFVSIEDERFYKHHGIDIKRITGATLLNVANKIKRSSKLQGASTLTQQLIKNTVLSSEISIKRKVQEIYLALQLEKELSKEQILGAYMNSIFLGGNALGVEAASKQYFNKSVKDLSLIECAFIAGVPQSPSVYYPYSSVAKKNPSIYLNRTKTVLFKMLDNGYITENDYNKALKDLDSKKLAFAKPTAPNNKLAYEWFSIPAIEQVKKDLKTQYKYDDKQIHNLLVNGGLKIYTTMNKNLQDKTQNTINNAYYLNSYENNGVLYPQASAVIMDYHNGQVKTIVGGRGNQPARSYNRAASSNYLRAAGSSIKPLTVYSAAIDSKKATAATGFEDSPIPVSIGRKYSSGAPYNPRNSTNTYSGYVNVREALKRSINVVAVKLVDKIGLNTSVQYAEKFGIPIDQHDRTSMAALSLGELHKGTNPLIMAQAYGVFGNNGVYTEAKLYTKVVDRTGKIVLEPKANTRKAISQEAAFITYDMLQGPVSEGGTGSQANFGNMEVRGKTGTSSDMKNLWFCGLTPYYSAAVWIGNDNSSTVNGVYSSSAAKLWGDIMKEFHVNLPYKQVQKPSSVVTANVDSISGKLPTQLSYRDPRGSTVYNEFFINGTIPTEYDDIHVEAQINKLTGKLASKFTPSFLVESRVFLKRDYSPGVELLDQQWVLPYSIDEGVSLPPTVEKNNSNIKDKDKDKDKDKNKDKDKNKDKNPAPDKPNSNNNNNNSNNNNNTKPPENNSDQNQEDKNNKNKR from the coding sequence ATGGGAAAAAAGAAAAAAAAGCGCAAATCTAGCGTCTTTAAAATAATACTTAATGTCTTTTTAAGTATTTTCTTAATAGCTGGAGTAGCTTTTGGTGGAATTGTGATTGCTATGATAAAAACAGCACCTCCACTAAATGTACAGCAAGTTCTCACTTTTGATGAGCCCTCTATACTTTATGATGATAAAGGTCAATATATGGATAAAGTTATAACTAACGAACAAAGAATTGTAGTTGATTATAAAAATGTACCTCAAAATTTGAAGAATGCATTTGTAAGTATAGAAGATGAAAGATTTTATAAACATCATGGAATCGACATAAAAAGAATTACTGGCGCTACATTGCTTAATGTAGCTAATAAAATAAAAAGAAGTTCTAAGCTTCAGGGAGCTTCTACCTTAACTCAACAATTAATAAAGAATACAGTTTTATCCTCTGAAATTTCTATTAAAAGAAAGGTTCAGGAAATATATTTAGCTTTGCAATTAGAAAAAGAACTGTCTAAGGAGCAAATTTTAGGTGCTTATATGAATAGCATATTTTTAGGTGGAAATGCTTTAGGTGTAGAAGCAGCATCAAAACAGTATTTTAATAAAAGTGTAAAAGATTTATCTTTAATAGAATGTGCTTTTATTGCCGGAGTACCTCAAAGTCCATCAGTTTACTACCCATATTCATCTGTTGCTAAGAAAAACCCCTCTATTTATTTAAATAGAACAAAAACTGTTTTATTTAAAATGTTAGACAATGGTTATATTACCGAAAATGATTATAATAAAGCTTTAAAAGATTTAGATAGTAAAAAACTTGCCTTTGCTAAGCCAACTGCTCCTAACAACAAATTAGCTTATGAATGGTTTTCTATCCCTGCTATTGAGCAAGTAAAAAAAGATTTAAAAACTCAGTATAAATATGATGATAAACAAATTCATAACCTTTTAGTAAATGGTGGTTTAAAAATATATACTACTATGAATAAAAATTTACAGGATAAAACTCAGAATACAATAAATAATGCTTATTATTTAAATTCTTATGAAAATAATGGTGTATTGTATCCTCAAGCTTCTGCTGTAATAATGGATTATCACAATGGCCAAGTAAAAACTATAGTTGGCGGAAGAGGTAACCAACCTGCTAGATCCTATAATAGAGCTGCTTCTTCTAATTATTTAAGAGCCGCAGGTTCTAGTATTAAACCTCTTACAGTATATAGTGCTGCTATAGATAGTAAAAAAGCTACCGCAGCTACTGGATTTGAAGATTCTCCAATTCCAGTTAGTATAGGACGTAAATATAGCTCTGGAGCACCATATAATCCTAGAAATAGTACTAATACTTACTCTGGTTATGTAAATGTAAGGGAAGCTTTAAAACGTTCTATAAACGTAGTAGCTGTAAAACTTGTAGATAAAATAGGTTTAAATACTAGTGTACAATATGCTGAAAAATTTGGAATTCCTATAGATCAACATGATAGAACTAGTATGGCTGCCCTATCTTTAGGAGAATTACATAAGGGAACTAATCCTTTAATAATGGCTCAAGCTTATGGTGTATTTGGTAATAATGGAGTCTATACAGAGGCAAAATTATATACAAAAGTAGTAGATAGAACAGGTAAAATTGTTTTAGAACCTAAAGCCAATACAAGAAAAGCTATCTCACAGGAAGCTGCATTTATAACTTATGATATGTTACAAGGTCCTGTAAGTGAAGGTGGTACTGGATCTCAAGCTAATTTTGGCAATATGGAAGTTAGAGGTAAAACCGGTACATCTAGTGACATGAAGAATTTATGGTTCTGTGGTTTAACGCCTTATTATTCTGCAGCAGTTTGGATAGGTAACGATAATTCTTCTACAGTAAATGGAGTATATAGTAGTTCTGCTGCTAAACTTTGGGGAGATATTATGAAAGAATTCCATGTTAATCTTCCTTATAAACAAGTTCAAAAGCCATCTAGCGTTGTAACTGCTAATGTAGATAGTATTTCCGGCAAACTTCCAACACAACTCTCTTATAGAGATCCTCGAGGAAGTACCGTATACAATGAATTTTTTATAAATGGAACTATTCCAACAGAATATGATGATATACATGTAGAAGCTCAAATAAATAAGTTAACTGGTAAATTAGCAAGTAAATTTACCCCTTCATTCCTTGTAGAATCTAGGGTATTCTTAAAAAGAGATTACTCTCCTGGTGTAGAACTTTTAGATCAACAGTGGGTTCTCCCTTATTCTATAGATGAAGGAGTAAGCTTACCACCTACTGTTGAAAAAAACAATTCTAATATTAAAGATAAAGATAAAGACAAGGATAAAGATAAAAATAAGGATAAAGATAAGAATAAAGATAAGAATCCTGCACCAGATAAACCTAATTCAAATAACAACAATAACAATAGCAACAACAATAATAATACTAAACCTCCTGAAAATAATTCAGATCAAAACCAAGAGGACAAAAATAATAAAAATAAACGATAA
- the yunB gene encoding sporulation protein YunB, producing MILIFFILFLNVFLYAFDRIVAPSMTNIAEGQIRIKITEIVNKAIIDEYSKNFNYDDIINIEKDVNGDITLLRADTLKMNKIACDVSLESQRELKKLENMGITFPMGYVLKNNLLAYYGPNIRVKIEPIGYIETKYLSNFNSAGINQTRHTISVQVKSKVKIIIPMKTKEIEVKNQVPICETIIVGNTPNTAIDMKLEDAGFKLNSKN from the coding sequence GTGATATTAATATTTTTTATATTATTTTTAAATGTTTTTTTATATGCCTTTGACAGAATAGTCGCACCTAGTATGACGAATATAGCAGAAGGTCAGATAAGGATAAAAATAACAGAAATAGTAAACAAAGCTATAATAGATGAATATTCTAAAAATTTTAATTATGATGATATAATAAATATAGAAAAAGATGTTAATGGTGATATAACTTTATTAAGAGCAGATACTTTAAAGATGAACAAAATTGCCTGTGACGTCTCTTTAGAATCCCAAAGGGAATTAAAAAAATTAGAAAATATGGGTATAACTTTTCCTATGGGATATGTATTAAAAAATAATTTACTTGCCTATTACGGACCTAACATAAGGGTAAAAATAGAACCTATAGGATATATAGAAACTAAATATTTATCTAACTTTAATAGTGCAGGGATAAATCAGACAAGACATACTATCTCTGTTCAAGTTAAGAGTAAAGTTAAGATTATTATACCTATGAAAACTAAAGAAATAGAAGTTAAAAATCAGGTGCCAATCTGTGAAACTATTATAGTAGGTAATACACCAAATACTGCTATTGATATGAAACTAGAAGATGCAGGCTTTAAATTAAATAGTAAAAATTAA
- the hpt gene encoding hypoxanthine phosphoribosyltransferase, whose protein sequence is MEGKNRNILISKEEIAGKVAEVGEKISKDYKNKNLYILSLLRGSFIFAADIVREIDVPTKIGFMTTSSYGHEEQSSGNVKIVNDIPDDIKGYDVIVVDDIVDTGITMEFVMNHVKSLGANSVKSCVLLDKPERRKVDLSPDYSCFTIPDVFVVGYGLNYGNYYRNIPYVFNWEE, encoded by the coding sequence ATGGAAGGAAAAAACAGAAACATATTAATAAGTAAAGAAGAAATAGCAGGAAAAGTTGCAGAGGTTGGAGAAAAAATTTCAAAAGATTATAAAAATAAAAACCTATACATATTATCTCTTTTAAGAGGGAGTTTTATATTTGCTGCAGATATTGTAAGAGAAATAGACGTACCTACAAAAATAGGATTTATGACTACTTCTAGTTATGGTCATGAAGAACAATCCTCTGGGAATGTTAAAATAGTAAATGATATTCCTGATGACATAAAAGGCTATGATGTTATTGTGGTAGATGACATCGTTGATACAGGAATAACTATGGAATTTGTTATGAATCATGTAAAATCTCTTGGTGCTAATTCTGTAAAATCCTGTGTTCTTCTTGATAAACCTGAAAGAAGAAAAGTAGATTTAAGTCCTGATTATTCATGTTTTACCATCCCAGATGTATTTGTGGTTGGCTATGGTTTAAATTATGGAAATTATTATAGAAATATACCTTATGTTTTTAACTGGGAAGAATAA
- the hflX gene encoding GTPase HflX, whose product MIYGNIDGIRKTVLEELEEIYEMKIEKNDIINEELMNVLCKLTEQLNREISVGISRKGSIVAVSVGDSTTVEMPEVEIKTNKLSGIRIVHTHPNGNPKLSSVDLSALLKLKLDCMVAIGVEYEKITGFGVAFCTMEDSKLSIEEKYFKDINSLLDFNLLNEINYIEQNLKNQELEDQEEEKVILVSIDDEESIDELEELAKACNLKVVEKVLQNKNKIDSAYYIGTGKVGEIALIRQALNANAVIFDDELSASQIRNLEESIGTKVIDRNTLILDIFARRAKSRESKIQVELAQLKYRLSRLAGLGLVLSRTGGGIGTKGPGEKKLETDKRHIRERIYDLKKELYKIKKVRETQRSKRNDIPKVSLVGYTNAGKSTLRNKLCDMGIASAQNKEKVFEADMLFATLDITTRAISLPNNEIITLTDTVGFVRKLPHELVEAFKSTLEEVIYSDLLLHVIDISSDTAEKQIDAVNNVLEELGTENKPIILIFNKIDKVSMERLNYFRDKFKDEKVIEISARLGINLEDLLKLIEETLPYKLAEVEYIIPYDKQKTVAFLHRNSKIIEEEYREKGTYIKTKVDTEVYNKCQEFLLNKK is encoded by the coding sequence ATGATATATGGTAATATTGATGGAATAAGAAAAACTGTTTTAGAGGAATTAGAAGAAATATATGAAATGAAAATAGAAAAGAATGACATCATTAATGAAGAACTAATGAATGTATTATGCAAATTAACAGAACAATTAAATAGAGAAATAAGTGTAGGAATATCTAGAAAAGGTAGTATAGTAGCAGTTTCCGTAGGAGATAGTACAACTGTAGAAATGCCAGAGGTGGAAATCAAAACCAATAAGCTTTCCGGTATAAGAATTGTTCATACTCATCCAAATGGTAATCCTAAACTTTCTTCAGTAGATTTATCCGCATTATTAAAATTAAAATTAGATTGTATGGTAGCTATAGGAGTAGAGTATGAAAAGATAACAGGATTTGGTGTGGCATTTTGTACTATGGAGGATAGTAAATTAAGTATAGAGGAAAAGTATTTTAAAGATATAAATAGCCTATTAGACTTTAATTTATTAAATGAAATAAATTATATAGAACAAAATTTGAAAAATCAAGAATTAGAAGATCAGGAAGAAGAAAAGGTTATACTTGTTAGTATTGATGATGAAGAAAGTATAGATGAATTAGAAGAATTAGCTAAGGCTTGTAATTTAAAAGTTGTGGAAAAGGTCTTACAAAATAAAAATAAAATTGATTCAGCCTATTATATAGGCACAGGTAAGGTAGGAGAAATAGCCTTAATAAGGCAGGCTTTAAATGCAAATGCAGTAATATTTGATGATGAACTTTCTGCCTCTCAAATAAGAAATTTAGAAGAATCTATAGGAACTAAAGTAATAGATAGAAATACATTAATATTAGATATATTTGCAAGGAGAGCAAAAAGTAGAGAAAGTAAAATACAGGTAGAACTTGCACAATTAAAATATAGATTATCAAGATTAGCAGGATTAGGATTGGTTCTATCAAGAACAGGTGGAGGAATAGGTACAAAAGGGCCAGGTGAAAAAAAGCTAGAAACAGATAAGAGACATATAAGAGAAAGAATTTATGATTTAAAGAAAGAATTATATAAAATAAAAAAAGTTAGAGAAACTCAAAGAAGTAAAAGAAATGACATACCTAAGGTTTCTTTAGTAGGATATACTAATGCAGGTAAATCCACATTAAGAAACAAATTATGTGATATGGGAATAGCTAGTGCACAAAATAAAGAAAAAGTTTTTGAGGCAGATATGTTATTTGCTACATTAGACATCACAACTAGAGCAATATCATTACCTAACAATGAAATTATAACATTGACGGATACGGTAGGCTTTGTAAGAAAGCTTCCTCATGAATTAGTAGAAGCTTTTAAATCTACATTAGAAGAAGTTATTTATTCTGATTTACTTCTACATGTAATAGATATTTCATCGGATACAGCAGAGAAACAAATAGATGCAGTTAATAATGTATTAGAGGAATTAGGAACAGAAAATAAACCAATAATATTAATATTTAATAAAATAGATAAAGTCTCAATGGAAAGATTAAATTATTTCAGAGATAAATTTAAAGATGAAAAGGTTATAGAAATATCCGCTAGACTAGGTATAAATCTTGAAGACTTGCTAAAGCTAATAGAGGAAACATTGCCATATAAATTAGCAGAAGTAGAGTATATAATTCCTTACGATAAACAAAAAACAGTAGCATTTTTGCATAGAAACAGTAAAATAATAGAAGAAGAATATAGAGAAAAAGGAACTTACATTAAAACAAAGGTGGATACTGAAGTTTATAATAAGTGCCAGGAATTTCTACTTAATAAAAAATAA
- the rd gene encoding rubredoxin, with amino-acid sequence MKKYLCEACGYIYDPEQGDPDNGVAPGTAFENVPEDWVCPLCGLPKSEFVEA; translated from the coding sequence ATGAAAAAATATTTATGTGAGGCCTGCGGATATATATATGACCCAGAACAAGGAGATCCAGATAATGGAGTAGCACCAGGAACAGCCTTTGAAAATGTTCCAGAAGATTGGGTATGTCCTTTGTGTGGATTACCTAAATCAGAGTTTGTAGAAGCTTAA
- a CDS encoding nucleotidyltransferase domain-containing protein yields the protein MNDNIIKYQTAFNNVIDRLKNNESVLAVMVFGSMVTGDLWEESDIDLFVVINEDIKVEKIYTQEEDVPIHVKIIDKKNLNKIYQCDLRGGKTHRIFASSRLVFSKDSSISSWYDRGRYYPDIDRERWNLVYLGEIFKYIGVCKKYLKNRGLYTAYSDSVKLTEAFSKLYVNFSGYMISKDVINMATSLDDDFKNIVDNLFFNKDNIEELIIRLIEYIKIYLNDNIRNITSLLLNYMKEKDTFLSSQDILMDELFKCYSISMEDILEYLYYKNIIKKQSRKLKNKKGELIFEENVYFI from the coding sequence TTGAATGATAATATAATTAAGTATCAAACAGCTTTTAATAATGTTATAGATAGATTAAAAAATAATGAATCTGTTTTGGCTGTAATGGTATTTGGTAGTATGGTCACAGGAGATTTGTGGGAAGAATCGGATATAGACTTATTTGTTGTAATAAATGAAGATATTAAGGTAGAAAAAATATATACACAAGAAGAGGACGTTCCTATTCATGTTAAAATAATTGATAAAAAGAATTTAAATAAAATATACCAGTGTGATTTAAGAGGGGGCAAAACCCATAGAATATTTGCTTCTTCAAGGCTAGTATTTTCAAAAGATAGTTCTATAAGTTCTTGGTATGATAGGGGAAGATATTATCCAGATATTGATAGAGAAAGATGGAATTTAGTTTATTTAGGTGAGATTTTTAAGTATATAGGAGTATGTAAGAAATATTTAAAAAATAGAGGCCTTTATACAGCTTATAGTGATTCTGTGAAACTTACAGAGGCTTTTTCAAAATTATATGTTAATTTTTCTGGATATATGATCAGTAAAGACGTGATAAATATGGCCACTAGCCTAGATGATGATTTTAAAAATATAGTAGATAATTTATTTTTTAATAAGGATAATATTGAAGAATTAATAATTAGATTGATAGAATACATTAAAATATACTTAAATGATAATATTAGAAACATTACATCATTATTGCTTAATTATATGAAAGAAAAGGATACATTTTTAAGTTCTCAAGATATTTTAATGGATGAGCTATTTAAATGTTACTCAATTAGTATGGAAGATATATTAGAATATCTTTATTATAAGAATATAATAAAAAAACAGAGTAGAAAATTAAAAAATAAAAAAGGAGAACTAATTTTCGAAGAAAATGTTTATTTTATTTAG
- a CDS encoding PLP-dependent aminotransferase family protein yields MEKYILIFQENSIPKYVQLYKYIKNMIDKNKIKDNEKLPSIRKLANLLGINTVTVINAYKKLENDGYAIQKIGSGTYAKKKEISRNLRKEYSDSIKSIDKEDFKYYIDFIGESACSDLFPVESFKSILNEVLDRDGKDALVYQETLGFEGLRQHISEVFWNNKIEKNHILIVSGAQQGIDIISKSIINVNDNVLIEKPTYSGALSVFKWRRANIYEVPMEEDGVNIKELEKIVKKNNIKCFYTMSYFQNPTGISCSLEKKKAILNLATIYDFYIIEDDYLSELIYDKNIKYITFKSLDRNDRVIYIKSFSKIFLPGIRIGYVIAPKDLREQIQNCKINTDISTSSLMQRALDLYLIKGLWKEYINYLYEIYVPKYEFTKNTIQNILKNKVELQNPGGGLHFYIKIKENANINSMELFNECMKNKVLITPGVLFYKNPKEGLKYFRLGFSENTIEEIELGIKKINDILEKRLI; encoded by the coding sequence ATGGAGAAATATATACTAATTTTTCAGGAGAACTCTATACCTAAATATGTTCAACTATATAAATACATAAAAAATATGATAGATAAAAATAAAATTAAAGACAATGAAAAACTACCATCTATAAGAAAATTAGCAAATTTATTAGGTATAAATACGGTAACTGTAATAAATGCATATAAAAAATTAGAAAACGACGGATATGCCATACAAAAGATAGGTAGCGGTACCTATGCAAAGAAAAAAGAGATTAGTAGAAATTTAAGAAAAGAATATTCAGATTCAATAAAATCCATAGATAAAGAAGATTTTAAATATTATATAGATTTTATAGGGGAAAGTGCTTGTTCAGATTTATTTCCCGTGGAATCTTTTAAATCCATATTAAACGAAGTTTTGGATAGGGATGGAAAGGATGCTTTAGTTTATCAGGAAACATTAGGTTTTGAAGGACTTAGACAGCATATATCAGAAGTGTTTTGGAATAACAAAATAGAAAAAAATCATATACTTATAGTTTCAGGAGCACAACAAGGAATTGATATAATATCAAAATCTATTATAAATGTTAATGATAATGTTTTAATAGAAAAACCTACATATAGTGGAGCACTTTCAGTTTTTAAATGGAGAAGAGCAAACATATATGAAGTTCCTATGGAAGAAGATGGAGTAAATATAAAAGAATTAGAAAAGATAGTTAAAAAAAATAATATTAAATGTTTTTATACTATGAGCTATTTTCAAAATCCAACAGGTATAAGCTGTAGCTTAGAAAAGAAGAAAGCCATATTAAATTTAGCAACTATATATGATTTTTATATAATAGAAGATGATTATTTATCTGAATTAATATATGATAAGAATATAAAATACATAACCTTTAAAAGTTTAGATAGAAATGATAGAGTTATATATATAAAAAGTTTTTCAAAAATATTTTTACCAGGAATACGAATAGGTTATGTAATAGCACCTAAAGATTTAAGGGAACAAATTCAAAATTGTAAAATAAATACAGATATATCTACATCAAGTTTAATGCAAAGAGCTTTAGATTTGTATTTAATAAAGGGATTATGGAAGGAATACATAAATTATTTATATGAAATTTATGTACCAAAATATGAATTTACTAAAAATACGATACAAAACATATTAAAAAATAAAGTGGAATTACAAAATCCAGGGGGAGGGCTTCACTTTTATATAAAAATAAAGGAGAATGCTAATATAAATTCCATGGAACTTTTCAATGAATGCATGAAAAACAAAGTTTTAATTACACCAGGAGTTCTTTTTTATAAAAATCCTAAGGAAGGTTTAAAATATTTTAGGTTAGGATTTTCAGAAAATACTATAGAAGAAATAGAATTAGGTATAAAGAAAATAAATGATATATTAGAAAAGAGATTAATTTAA
- a CDS encoding HEAT repeat domain-containing protein, protein MNKNLVDIDWNNIDKYSQEQITYFLYLEGKNIETLSHIRNLDKATIKKHILEGKIRYGILAKSSNVEELFKQIANSGKQDKIEVINGLESKIKKDLISFIKNNYGDMYPKDKQAAVWILGELKDEEGIDILLKASVHKFINIRRMAVSALGKIGSTKGETILIRALEDENSQVVTYAIKALKKLKSTKAKGKIIYIKNKTDKDYILKAVDEYLQEINDCI, encoded by the coding sequence ATGAATAAAAATTTAGTAGATATAGATTGGAACAATATAGATAAATACTCCCAAGAACAAATAACCTATTTCTTATACTTAGAGGGGAAAAATATAGAAACTTTGAGCCACATTAGAAATTTGGATAAAGCTACTATAAAGAAACATATCTTAGAGGGTAAGATTAGATACGGTATATTAGCTAAAAGCTCTAATGTAGAAGAATTGTTTAAACAAATAGCTAACTCAGGAAAGCAAGATAAAATAGAAGTTATAAATGGGTTAGAAAGTAAAATAAAAAAGGATCTAATTTCTTTTATAAAAAATAATTATGGGGATATGTATCCTAAAGATAAACAAGCAGCAGTTTGGATTTTAGGAGAATTGAAAGACGAAGAAGGAATTGACATACTTTTAAAAGCATCAGTACATAAATTTATAAATATAAGAAGGATGGCAGTTTCAGCCTTAGGTAAAATAGGGAGTACTAAAGGAGAAACTATTTTAATAAGGGCATTAGAAGATGAGAATTCTCAGGTTGTAACTTATGCTATAAAAGCCTTAAAAAAATTAAAAAGCACAAAAGCAAAGGGAAAAATTATATATATAAAAAATAAAACTGATAAAGATTATATATTAAAAGCAGTAGATGAATATTTACAAGAAATAAACGACTGTATATAG
- a CDS encoding YigZ family protein — MSYFTIKNFGKDQFEEKKSTFIGRAKRVYTEEEAKAFINQVKSEEKEARHNVYAYVIGENMGIQRYSDDGEPQGTGGIPVLDVIKKNEVTDIAIVVTRYFGGILLGKGGLVRAYSKGAAVVIKDAGIVEKVKGKSITFIVEYDALGKIQYLFEQNLWHIENIKYTEKVSLTMCCEVNIISTIEKKVLEITNGNCKMIKGDENFYFKMDNRLFEDEQ; from the coding sequence ATGTCCTATTTTACTATAAAAAATTTTGGAAAAGATCAGTTTGAAGAAAAAAAGTCTACTTTCATAGGAAGGGCCAAAAGGGTTTATACAGAAGAAGAGGCTAAGGCTTTTATAAATCAAGTTAAAAGCGAAGAAAAAGAAGCAAGACATAATGTTTATGCGTATGTTATTGGGGAAAACATGGGAATACAAAGATATAGTGATGATGGTGAACCACAAGGAACAGGTGGTATACCGGTATTAGATGTTATAAAAAAGAATGAAGTTACAGATATAGCTATAGTAGTTACAAGATATTTTGGAGGAATACTTTTAGGTAAAGGTGGACTAGTAAGGGCTTATTCAAAAGGGGCTGCTGTAGTTATAAAGGATGCAGGTATAGTTGAAAAAGTTAAAGGTAAATCTATAACTTTCATAGTGGAATATGATGCTTTAGGTAAAATACAGTATTTGTTTGAACAAAATCTTTGGCATATAGAAAATATAAAATATACAGAAAAAGTTAGTTTAACTATGTGTTGCGAAGTAAATATTATATCTACAATAGAAAAGAAAGTTCTAGAGATAACCAACGGAAATTGTAAAATGATTAAAGGAGATGAAAATTTCTACTTTAAAATGGATAATAGGCTATTTGAAGATGAGCAATAA
- a CDS encoding YebC/PmpR family DNA-binding transcriptional regulator — MSGHSKWHNIQAKKGKVDAKRGKIFTKIGKEIVVAVKQGGPSADLNPRLRDVIAKAKANNMPNDTIERSIKKASGELNAVDYETITYEGYGPAGIAVLVDVLTDNKNRSAGNVRYAFTKQGGNMGSTGCVSFMFQSKGQIVIEKKDGLDEDELMMMALDAGAEDFESEDEVYVVTTSQEDFGTVREALEAEGLEFLEAEIKMVPDTYTAIDEETATKFQKMLDVLEDDDDVQNVYHNAEFPEGWEE, encoded by the coding sequence ATGTCAGGACATTCAAAATGGCATAACATACAAGCTAAAAAAGGCAAAGTGGATGCTAAAAGAGGAAAGATTTTTACTAAAATAGGTAAAGAAATTGTGGTAGCAGTTAAGCAAGGAGGTCCAAGTGCGGACTTGAATCCAAGACTTAGAGACGTTATTGCAAAAGCAAAGGCTAATAATATGCCAAATGATACAATAGAAAGATCTATAAAGAAGGCGTCAGGAGAACTTAATGCTGTAGATTATGAAACTATTACATATGAAGGATATGGTCCAGCAGGTATAGCAGTTCTAGTTGATGTGTTAACAGATAACAAAAATAGAAGTGCAGGAAATGTAAGATACGCCTTTACAAAACAAGGCGGAAACATGGGTTCAACAGGTTGTGTATCATTTATGTTCCAATCTAAGGGTCAAATCGTTATAGAAAAAAAAGATGGATTAGATGAAGATGAGCTTATGATGATGGCATTAGATGCAGGAGCAGAGGACTTTGAGTCAGAAGATGAGGTTTATGTTGTAACAACTTCTCAAGAGGATTTTGGAACAGTTAGAGAAGCTCTAGAAGCAGAAGGATTAGAATTTTTAGAAGCAGAAATTAAGATGGTTCCAGATACATATACAGCAATAGATGAAGAAACAGCAACTAAATTTCAAAAAATGTTAGATGTTTTAGAAGATGATGACGATGTGCAAAATGTATATCACAATGCAGAATTCCCTGAAGGATGGGAAGAGTAA
- the ruvA gene encoding Holliday junction branch migration protein RuvA, whose protein sequence is MYEYIKGKYIDMYKDYIVIENNNIGYKIYTSGSTMAKLPSIGENIMLYTEQIVREDFIGIYGFLTKDELSMFKLLLTINGVGAKASLSLLSISNVSTLKYAIKMGDEKTITRAPGIGKKTAQRIILELKDKIEIDIVEDDDEEIINKITDDKKVLEAVAALVTLGYSEKEANKVINKCDKDNSLEQIIKEALKYLMK, encoded by the coding sequence GTGTACGAATATATAAAAGGAAAATATATTGATATGTACAAAGACTATATAGTTATAGAAAATAACAATATAGGTTATAAAATATACACATCAGGAAGCACTATGGCAAAATTACCTTCCATAGGTGAAAATATAATGTTATATACAGAACAAATAGTAAGAGAAGATTTTATAGGAATTTATGGGTTTTTAACAAAAGATGAATTGAGTATGTTTAAATTGCTTTTAACAATAAATGGGGTGGGAGCTAAGGCATCTTTATCTTTATTATCTATAAGCAATGTTTCTACTTTGAAATATGCTATAAAAATGGGAGATGAAAAAACTATAACAAGAGCTCCAGGTATAGGCAAAAAAACAGCTCAAAGAATTATACTAGAGCTTAAAGATAAAATAGAGATAGATATTGTAGAAGATGATGATGAAGAAATCATAAATAAGATTACGGATGATAAAAAAGTATTAGAAGCAGTAGCTGCTTTAGTAACACTAGGTTATTCTGAAAAAGAAGCAAATAAAGTGATTAATAAATGTGATAAAGATAACTCTTTAGAACAGATTATAAAGGAAGCTTTAAAATATTTAATGAAATAA